The Bacillus sp. FJAT-27916 genomic interval CACTTCAAAGGAACCATGCTCCCTCATTAGCACAAGCTCTGTATGTCCCCCTGAAACGACGAGAGAGAGCAGCGGGAATTGGAATTCTGTCAAGATTCGATTCGCATAAATATGACCGGCAATATGATGAACATTCACGAGCGGCTTGCCGTGAGCAAATGCCATCGCCTTAGCTGCATTCACGCCAATTAAGAGGGCACCTACCAGACCTGGTCCCTCTGTCACAGCAATTGCATCAATCTCATCCCACGTGATGCCTGCCTGCTCTAAGGCTTCCTCCACGACGACCGTAATAGCCTCCACATGATGTCTGGAGGCAATCTCCGGGACGACGCCGCCAAAGCGCTTATGACTCTCAATTTGAGAGGCAACCACGTTAGAAAGGATTTCCCGGCCATTCTTAATCACTGCAGCTGCTGTTTCATCACAGCTTGTTTCTATTGCTAAAATTAATTGATCCTTTTTTACCATAATTCCACCCACATTACTAAGGCATCCTCCATATTATCTGTGTAATAATTCTTTCGGATACCGCCTTCTTGAAATCCCATTTTTCGATATAATTTCTGTGCACCATGATTCGTTACCCTTACTTCAAGGGTCATTCGCTTAACGCCCATGCTTTTCGCCGTTCCCATCATACGAATCATCAGCTCCTCGCCAAGGCCGTAGCCGCGATAGGCAGGAAGAAGCGCGATATTCGTGATATGCCCCTCATCTAGGATAACCCATTGTCCGCCATAACCAATGACACGGCCTCTGTCCTCCACAACAAGATAGACGGCATACTGGTTGTTCACCAGCTCGTTATAAAAGGCTTCCCTGCTCCATGGCAGAGTAAAGGAGGCATGCTCAACCTCCATCACATCATCTAAATCCTCAAGTGTCATTGCCCGAAACATCACTGTATGATTGGTCATCATTCTTCCCTCTGTTTCTCTTGAGCTTCTAACCATTTCGCCTCTGCTTCCGCTAAACGCACATAATTCGGTACAAATGAATGAATCTCTTCTGCCGGTCTTTGCATTCCCAGCATCGCAAGCTCACCTGCGCGAGCATGATGAAGCGGCTCTGGTGCAAGCAACGCCCTGTCTCCCAATGCCTCCTTGAACGTTTCCTCATGAATGGAGGCATCACTTCCAACAAAGAGAACCGGTGCATCTAGTCTCCTCAATCCATCCGCGAAGTCCTTCGCAAGTACATTTTGGTCATCCTGTATCCGTGTAATCTTCCCATTCTCCGCTTTAAAAAGCGCCGTGTACAGCTGGCCTCGTCGTGCATCAAATACTGGGCACACATAACCGTTAAAATAACGCCCATTCAGCGCAAGCGCCTCAAGGCTTGAAATACCGACGAGCTCTATACCCAGACTCCAGGCTAGTGACTTCGCAATCGTCACGCCAATACGCACACCTGTATAGGAACCAGGCCCCTTAGCGACGACAATCCTGTTAAGGTCAGCAGGCTTCATCCCGCACTCTTTAAGCAGTGCTTCCACAGTGGGCATCGCCCGTACAGAATGATTTCTCTTTGTATAAGTTATTTGCTCACCGATAATTCCTTGCTCATTAGCAACAGCCACTCCAAGAACATTCGTCGATGTATCAATGGCTAATACATTCATTTAAAAAATCTCCTCACACAACTTTTCATAAAATTCACCTTGGGGTACAGCCTTGATCCTGCGCTGCTCATCCCCTTCATGATATAAATACAAGGTCAGCAGCTCATCCGGCAATTGTGTCTTAATTAAATGAGCCCATTCCACAATGGTCACCCCATCGCCTTCGAAGAACTCCTCAAAGCCGAAGTCCTCATCCTCATTCTCAATTCTATATACATCCATATGATAAAGCGGCATATTTCCTTTGTATTGTTTCATGATCGTAAACGTTGGACTATTCACTGTCCGTGTCACGCCTAGACTCTTAGCGATTCCCTTTGTAAAGGTTGTCTTGCCAGCACCAAGGTCACCCTCAAGCGCCACTACTGAACCCGGAACAAGACGTCTGCCAATCTCCTCAGCAAGCTGCCTCGTCTCCTGTTCGTTCTTACATAATAATTGATACTCCGTCACAGTCATTCACCATGCTTTAATATTTTATTATTAAAGTGTACCTTATTTTTGTGCGTAAAGCCAATTTACCTTTATAGGCAGGAGGACGGAATTATATGGAGAAGCAGAAGGGATTCTAGTAAACTCGGATTCCTTCGTAGGTTAGCTTGAATTAGCTAGGCTGGAGTTATCACAGGCTTGGTCCTAAGTGGGTATCTGCTCGGCAGGCAGTTCTCGCCCTTACCTGAGATTTATCGCCCATAGACCTCGGATTTAGCCCATAACCTTAGTTGTTCGCCCTTAAAAATACCCGTTCGCCCTTAAATGAGGTGTTTTCGCCCTTAAATAGAAGGAATTCGCCCTTAAATCTTAAAATCACGGATTGGTAGGTAATAAATAAAGCCCATCTATCTCCTCCCCATCAAAAATGACTAGCTAACGTAGTTTTTTAGGATATATTTTGCTTTTTCTCCTCAAAATCTTTGAAAACTACCCCTCTGTTAAGCCATTTTCATTTCTCTTGCATCTTCATGATGCCCTGAAAACACAAAAAAACCAGCTCACTACTGAACTGGTTTCCACTTGCCCGGCAACGTCCTACTCTCACAGGGGACGCGCGGCCCCAACTACCATCGGCGCGCGAGCTTAATTTCCGTGTTCGGAACCCGACCGGCGATAAGCGGCGGATTTCGGCGTCGGCCGCGCTCGCTCAGTACTCATGTACATCGTACATTCCGTGCTTCCCTCACTTTCCTCCTTGACCTCCTTGCTTCTCCCCAATCGGAGATGCCTGCTGTCAGTCAGGTGAGCTTCCTTTACACTTTTAATAGATACAATCTCTTTCGAGATGAAAGCACAAAAAAACCAGTTCACTACTGAACTGGTTTCACTTGCCCGGCAACGTCCTACTCTCACAGGGGCGTGAGCCCCAACTACCATCGGCGCTGAAGAGCTTAACTTCCGTGTTCGGAATGGGAACGGGTGTGGCCTCTTCGCCATCGTTACCGGACTATATGAAGAATGTCAAATCATTCTTTCAAAACTGGATAATGTTTGTTTGGCCTATGCGTTTTGTTCTTGGTTAAGTCCTCGAACGATTAGTATCCGTCAGCTCCATGTGTCGCCACACTTCCACCTCGGACCTATCTACCTGCTCATCTTTCAGGGTTCTTACTAGCTTGCGCTATGGGAAATCTCATCTCGAGGGGGGCTTCATGCTTAGATGCTTTCCGCACTTATCCCGTCCGCACGTAGCTACCCAGCTATGCTCCTGGCGGAACAACTGGTACACCAGCGGTGCGTCCATCCCGGTCCTCTCGTACTAAGGACAGCTCCTCTCAAATTTCCTGCGCCCACGACGGATAGGGACCGAACTGTCTCACGACGTTCTGAACCCAGCTCGCGTACCGCTTTAATGGGCGAACAGCCCAACCCTTGGGACCGACTACAGCCCCAGGGTGCGATGAGCCGACATCGAGGTGCCAAACCTCCCCGTCGATGTGGACTCTTGGGGGAGATAAGCCTGTTATCCCCGGGGTAGCTTTTATCCGTTGAGCGATGGCCCTTCCACGCGGAACCACCGGATCACTAAGCCCGACTTTCGTCCCTGCTCGACTTGTAGGTCTCGCAGTCAAGCTCCCTTGTGCCTTTACACTCTGCGAATGATTTCCAACCATTCTGAGGGAACCTTTGGGCGCCTCCGTTACTCTTTAGGAGGCGACCGCCCCAGTCAAACTGCCCACCTGACACTGTCTCCCACCCCGGTTCAGGGGTGCGGGTTAGAAGTTCAATACAGCGGGGGTAGTATCCCACCGACGCCTCCACCGAAGCTGGCGCTCCGGCTTCAAAGGCTCCTACCTATCCTGTACAAGCTGTACCAAAATTCAGTATCAGGCTGCAGTAAAGCTCCACGGGGTCTTTCCGTCCTGTCGCGGGTAACCTGCATCTTCACAGGTACTATAATTTCACCGAGTCTCTCGTTGAGACAGTGCCCAGATCGTTACGCCTTTCGTGCGGGTCGGAACTTACCCGACAAGGAATTTCGCTACCTTAGGACCGTTATAGTTACGGCCGCCGTTTACTGGGGCTTCAATTCGCACCTTCGCTAATGCTAAGCGCTCCTCTTAACCTTCCAGCACCGGGCAGGCGTCAGCCCCTATACTTCGCCTTGCGGCTTCGCAGAGACCTGTGTTTTTGCTAAACAGTCGCCTGGGCCTTTTCACTGCGGCTCACCTGGGCTTTGACACCCTGGTGAGCACCCCTTCTCCCGAAGTTACGGGGTCATTTTGCCGAGTTCCTTAACGAGAGTTCTCTCGATCACCTTAGGATTCTCTCCTCGCCTACCTGTGTCGGTTTGCGGTACAGGCACCTTCTTCCTCGCTAGAGGCTTTTCTTGGCAGTGTGGAATCAGGAACTTCGGTACTCTAGTTCCCTCGCCATCACAGCTCAGCCTTGTGTGATGAGTGGATTTGCCTACTCATCGGCCTAACTGCTTGGACGCGCATATCCAACAGCGCGCTTACCCTAGCCTACTGCGTCCCCCCATCACTCAAATGGAAGAGAGGTGGTACAGGAATATCAACCTGTTGTCCATCGCCTACGCCTTTCGGCCTCGGCTTAGGTCCTGACTAACCCTGAGCGGACGAGCCTTCCGCAGGAAACCTTAGGCATTCGGTGGAAGGGATTCTCACCCTTCTTTCGCTACTCATACCGGCATTCTCACTTCTCAGCGCTCCACATGTCCTTCCGGTCATGCTTCACAGCCCTTAGAACGCTCTCCTACCACGCATACCATACGGTATGCATCCGCAGCTTCGGTGATACGTTTAGCCCCGGTACATTTTCGGCGCAGAGTCACTCGACCAGTGAGCTATTACGCACTCTTTAAATGGTGGCTGCTTCTAAGCCAACATCCTGGTTGTCTGGGCAACTCCACATCCTTTTCCACTTAACGTATACTTTGGGACCTTAGCTGGCGGTCTGGGCTGTTTCCCTTTTGACTACGGATCTTATCACTCGCAGTCTGACTCCCGGACATAAGTCTTTGGCATTCGGAGTTTGTCTGAATTCGGTAACCCGATGAGGGCCCCTAGTCCAAACAGTGCTCTACCTCCAAGACTCTCAGTTCGGGGCTAGCCCTAAAGCTATTTCGGAGAGAACCAGCTATCTCCAGGTTCGATTGGAAGTGCTCCGCTACCCACACCTCATCCCCGCACTTTTCAACGTGCGTGGGTTCGGACCTCCATCCAGTGTTACCTGGACTTCATCCTGGACATGGGTAGATCACCTGGTTTCGGGTCTACGACCACATACTCATACGCCCTATTCAGACTCGCTTTCGCTGCGGCTCCGTCTCTTCAACTTAACCTCGCATGGGATCGTAACTCGCCGGTTCATTCTACAAAAGGCACGCCATCACCCGTTAACGGGCTCTGACTACTTGTAGGCACACGGTTTCAGGATCTCTTTCACTCCCCTTCCGGGGTGCTTTTCACCTTTCCCTCAGGGTACTGGTTCACTATCGGTCACTAGGGAGTATTAAGCCTTGGGAGATGGTCCTCCCGGATTCCGACGGAATTCCTCGTGTTCCGCCGTACTCAGGATCCACTCGGGCGGGAACGAAGTTTCGGTTACAGGGTTGTTACCTTCTCTGACGGACCTTTCCAGGTCGCTTCGCCTACCCCGTTCCTTTGTAACTCCACAATGAGTGTCCTACAACCCCAGAAGGCAAGCCTTCTGGTTTGGGCTGGTTCCGTTTCGCTCGCCGCTACTCAGGAAATCGCGTTTGCTTTCTCTTCCTCCGGGTACTTAGATGTTTCAGTTCCCCGGGTGTGCCTTCATACACCTATGAATTCAGTGTAAGATACTGCTCCATTACGAACAGTGGGTTTCCCCATTCGGAAATCTCCGGATCAAAGCTTACTTACAGCTCCCCGAAGCATATCGGTGTTAGTCCCGTCCTTCATCGGCTCCTAGTGCCAAGGCATCCACCGTGCGCCCTTATTAACTTAACCGTTAAAAAACTCTTACTCGGTTTTTATATATTAATGACGCATTACTTTGCCTTACTACATTATCCAGTTTTCAAAGAACAATTTATCCAGAAGGATTGCTCCTTCAAAACTAAACAAAACTACTTGGCTGAGGCAGTCTATATTCCTTAGAAAGGAGGTGATCCAGCCGCACCTTCCGATACGGCTACCTTGTTACGACTTCACCCCAATCATCTGTCCCACCTTCGGCGGCTGGCTCCCGTAAGGGTTACCCCACCGACTTCGGGTGTTACAAACTCTCGTGGTGTGACGGGCGGTGTGTACAAGGCCCGGGAACGTATTCACCGCGGCATGCTGATCCGCGATTACTAGCGATTCCAGCTTCATGCAGGCGAGTTGCAGCCTGCAATCCGAACTGAGAGTGGTTTTATGGGATTTGCTTAACCTCGCGGTCTTGCTGCCCTTTGTACCACCCATTGTAGCACGTGTGTAGCCCAGGTCATAAGGGGCATGATGATTTGACGTCATCCCCACCTTCCTCCGGTTTGTCACCGGCAGTCTCCCTAGAGTGCCCAACTGAATGCTGGCAACTAAGGACAAGGGTTGCGCTCGTTGCGGGACTTAACCCAACATCTCACGACACGAGCTGACGACAACCATGCACCACCTGTCACTCTGTCCCCCGAAGGGGAACGCCCTATCTCTAGGGTTTTCAGAGGATGTCAAGACCTGGTAAGGTTCTTCGCGTTGCTTCGAATTAAACCACATGCTCCACCGCTTGTGCGGGCCCCCGTCAATTCCTTTGAGTTTCAGCCTTGCGGCCGTACTCCCCAGGCGGAGTGCTTAATGCGTTAGCTGCAGCACTAAGGGGCGGAAACCCCCTAACACTTAGCACTCATCGTTTACGGCGTGGACTACCAGGGTATCTAATCCTGTTTGCTCCCCACGCTTTCGCGCCTCAGCGTCAGTTACAGACCAAAGAGTCGCCTTCGCCACTGGTGTTCCTCCACATCTCTACGCATTTCACCGCTACACGTGGAATTCCACTCTTCTCTTCTGCACTCAAGTCCTCCAGTTTCCAATGACCCTCCACGGTTGAGCCGTGGGCTTTCACATCAGACTTAAAGGACCGCCTGCGCGCGCTTTACGCCCAATAATTCCGGACAACGCTTGCCACCTACGTATTACCGCGGCTGCTGGCACGTAGTTAGCCGTGGCTTTCTGGTCAGGTACCGTCAAGGTGCCAACCTATTCGAATGGCACTTGTTCTTCCCTGACAACAGAGCTTTACGACCCGAAGGCCTTCTTCGCTCACGCGGCGTTGCTCCGTCAGACTTTCGTCCATTGCGGAAGATTCCCTACTGCTGCCTCCCGTAGGAGTCTGGGCCGTGTCTCAGTCCCAGTGTGGCCGATCACCCTCTCAGGTCGGCTACGCATCGTCGCCTTGGTGAGCCGTTACCTCACCAACTAGCTAATGCGCCGCGGGCCCATCCGTAAGTGTTAGCTAAAAGCCAACTTTCCCTCTGACACCATGAGGTGTCAGAAACTATTCGGTATTAGCACCGGTTTCCCGGAGTTATCCCAATCTTACGGGCAGGTTGCCCACGTGTTACTCACCCGTCCGCCGCTAATCATCCGGGAGCAAGCTCCCATCTGATTCGCTCGACTTGCATGTATTAGGCACGCCGCCAGCGTTCGTCCTGAGCCAGGATCAAACTCTCCAAAAGATGTTTGATCTAGCTATAATTTAAAACATTGACGAGAGTTAAACTCTCTTTTTTAAGACTTGCTTAGCGTTTCGTTTTGTTTAGTTTTCAAAGAACAATCATAAATATTGGAGCGGGTGAAGGGAATCGAACCCTCATCATCAGCTTGGAAGGCTGAGGTTTTACCACTAAACTACACCCGCATGATTAAATTGAAGATTGATGGTCGGGAAGACAGGATTCGAACCTGCGACCCCTTGGTCCCAAACCAAGTGCTCTACCAAGCTGAGCTACTTCCCGTAAATAATGGCGCGCCCGAGAGGAGTCGAACCCCTAACCTTTTGATCCGTAGTCAAACGCTCTATCCAATTGAGCTACGGGCGCTTAATATACAATTGGTGCGGCCGAGAGGACTTGAACCTCCACGGGGTTAACCCCCACTAGGCCCTCAACCTAGCGCGTCTGCCATTCCGCCACGACCGCGTTATAAGTAACGCGACTTAATCTATTTTACTTGGTTACACCTAGTTATTCAAGTGGGAATAAATGGTGCGGGTGAAGGGAGTCGAACCCCCACGCCGTAAGGCGCCAGATCCTAAGTCTGGTGCGTCTGCCAATTCCGCCACACCCGCATTTATTCTTTTATTGAAAATGGTGAGCCATGAAGGACTCGAACCTTCGACCCTCTGATTAAAAGTCAGATGCTCTACCGACTGAGCTAATGGCTCTTATGGCTGGGCTAGCAGGATTCGAACCTACGCGTGACGGAGTCAAAGTCCGTTGCCTTACCGCTTGGCTATAGCCCATTAATGTTTTTTAAAAGCAACATTTTTATTATAATCACTTCTGACAAAAAGTCAAGTGTTTTTTTAAATTTAAATGGCGGTCCGGACGGGACTCGAACCCGCGACCTCCTGCGTGACAGGCAGGCATTCTAACCAACTGAACTACCGGACCATATAATCTTATTAATTGCGGGGACAGGATTTGAACCTGCGACCTTCGGGTTATGAGCCCGACGAGCTACCAGACTGCTCCACCCCGCGACGATAAAAACGTACTACTTGAAAAGTCTGTGATGTTGAATGGTGACCCCTACGGGATTCGAACCCGTGTTACCGCCGTGAAAGGGCGGTGTCTTAACCGCTTGACCAAGGGGCCTTATATTATAGAAGTTTTCCACCTGATGTTCTGGCGGAGAAGGAGGGATTTGAACCCTCGCGCCGGTTGCCCGACCTACACCCTTAGCAGGGGCGCCTCTTCAGCCTCTTGAGTACTTCCCCGTATCTTTTCAGAAACTTAAGTGCCTCAGTCGACTTTTTCTATTATAAAGACTGTTTGTTTCGATGTCAACACTTTTTTAAAAAAGTTTTTCATCAACAGCTCTTTAGTTGTTTCGGCTTTTTTAACGCCGCTCAAATAAGTTACCATGCGGGCAAGGGTTATGTCAATGACTTTTTTAAAATTATTTTACCGCGGCATTTTCCACATACATATTTCTTCGTATTCATCCNNNNNNNNNNCATATTTCTTTCATCCGCCTTTTTCTTCTGTATTCCATACGGCAGGATTGGCATTCGTACACCCACTTAATCTTGTGTACAGTGGGTTTTGCACTTTGGAGTACCGAGCAGAATCGCGGCGATCCGGTTTCCCGGAGCAACCTTTTAAAATCTGCATCTCCATGCTTATACCCTCTTCCGAGCAAGTGAAGATGGTAATGGCATAGCTCATGCTTGATAATCCCTTCAAGCTCTTTCATCCCGAGCTCATCGAGGTATTTGCGGTTGATTTCAATATTATGGCTGGAAAGCAAATAACGTCCGCCAGTCGTCCGAAGCCTTGCATTGAAAAGTGCTTTGTGAAGAAACGGCCTATGGAACTGTTTAATTGAGATATCTTCGACGAGCGCTTGTAATTCTTCTTCCGTCAACTCAGCTTCCCCCTTCAAATAGTATCAAACGAACCCAGTATAACATACACTAAACTATCTAATCGGCAAAGGAGGGTTCCTTTATGCCCCTTTGGCTGCAAAATCAAATCCAGCGTGCCTTTTATGAAAAAGACAGCAAGCAAATCCTATTATTGAATCAATGCTGGTATTTCTATAAGAAAAGCATTGCCTCAGAAAGCTAACAAGGCAATGCTTCTTTTATGATCAAGAGTTCGGTGCAATCATCGTTAGCGCAATACGCTCTTTTGGCACATCCACTTTCTCTACCCAGACAGTGACAACATCTCCTACTGCGACTACATCCATCGGATGCTTTACATAACTGTTTTTCAGCTTTGAAATGTGCACCAGTCCCGCTTGCTTTACGCCAATGTCCACGAAGGCTCCGAAATCTACAACGTTACGGACGGTTCCTTGGAGTTCCATCCCCGCTTTCAAGTCCTCAAGCTTAAGTACATCCTTCTTCAAGAGTGGGGCAGAAAGTTCATCACGCGGATCCCTGGCAGGACGCATTAAAGAGTCCAGGATATCCTGAAGTGTGATTTCACCAACTCCTAATTCCACTGACAGCGTACGAACATCAACATGCGCCAATGCCTTTCGCAGCTTTTCACTGCCTAGATCATCTGTTGATAGCCCCTGGCTTTTCAGCAGAGAGCGTACTGCCGCATAATTCTCAGGGTGAATAGCCGTCCGGTCCAATGGTTCTGCCCCATCCGGCACACGGAGGAATCCGATTGCCTGCTCATATGTCTTCGCTCCCAGACGAGGAATAGCCTTCAGTTCCTTCCGGTCCGTGAAAGCCCCTTCCTCTTCTCGCTTCTTCACAATATTTTGGGCAACTGTTTTTGAGAGGCCGGCGACGTATTGGAGAAGGGATGGTGATGCCGTGTTAACATTAACACCAACTTGGTTGACGGCTGTTTCTACGACAAAGGATAAAGATTCATTCAATTTCTTCTCTGAAACATCATGCTGATATTGGCCAACACCGACTGATTTCGGATCGATTTTAACAAGCTCTGCCAGCGGGTCCTGCAGACGGCGGGCGATTGAAACGGCACTTCGCTCTTCTACTTGAAGTGAAGGGAACTCTTCTCTAGCAATATCTGAAGCTGAGTAGACACTCGCCCCGGCTTCATTGACGATTAAATAATAAATGTCTTTAGGCTGTCCCTTTAATGTATCGACGATAAATTGCTCAGTTTCACGTGAGGCTGTACCATTCCCAATCGCGACAAGCTCGATTTCATATTCTTTAAGAATCCGCAAAATCTTTTCCGTTGCTTCCTTTCTTTTTGAAACAGGCGGATGCGGATAGACAACTCCAATCTCCAGCATTTTTCCAGTTTGGTCAACAACGGCAAATTTACAACCTGTCCGGTAAGCGGGATCCACTCCCAGCACCATTTTTCCTTTAAGAGGCGGCTGAAGCAATAGGTTGCGAAGGTTCTCAGA includes:
- a CDS encoding SprT family protein: MTEEELQALVEDISIKQFHRPFLHKALFNARLRTTGGRYLLSSHNIEINRKYLDELGMKELEGIIKHELCHYHLHLLGRGYKHGDADFKRLLRETGSPRFCSVLQSAKPTVHKIKWVYECQSCRMEYRRKRRMKEI
- the tsaE gene encoding tRNA (adenosine(37)-N6)-threonylcarbamoyltransferase complex ATPase subunit type 1 TsaE; translated protein: MTEYQLLCKNEQETRQLAEEIGRRLVPGSVVALEGDLGAGKTTFTKGIAKSLGVTRTVNSPTFTIMKQYKGNMPLYHMDVYRIENEDEDFGFEEFFEGDGVTIVEWAHLIKTQLPDELLTLYLYHEGDEQRRIKAVPQGEFYEKLCEEIF
- a CDS encoding Tex family protein produces the protein MKSKEELIRLIANQASVKEKQAANVLTLLEEGNTIPFIARYRKEMTGSLDEVQIRTISEKWSYLDNLEKRKEEVLRIIEEQGKLTPELRKEIVQATKLQMIEDLYRPYKQKRRTKATVAKEKGLEPLAEWAIACPVSGSPLQEAAHYIDSEKGVESAEEALVGARDIIAEIIADNPAFRKWIRDDTYKRGMIKSVVKDEEKDEKNIFEMYYEYEEAAGKIVPHRILALNRGEKEGVLRVSVKADVDRILSYIERQVIKGKTVCEDLLKEAIEDGYKRLIQPSIEREIRNELTDKAEDQAIHIFSENLRNLLLQPPLKGKMVLGVDPAYRTGCKFAVVDQTGKMLEIGVVYPHPPVSKRKEATEKILRILKEYEIELVAIGNGTASRETEQFIVDTLKGQPKDIYYLIVNEAGASVYSASDIAREEFPSLQVEERSAVSIARRLQDPLAELVKIDPKSVGVGQYQHDVSEKKLNESLSFVVETAVNQVGVNVNTASPSLLQYVAGLSKTVAQNIVKKREEEGAFTDRKELKAIPRLGAKTYEQAIGFLRVPDGAEPLDRTAIHPENYAAVRSLLKSQGLSTDDLGSEKLRKALAHVDVRTLSVELGVGEITLQDILDSLMRPARDPRDELSAPLLKKDVLKLEDLKAGMELQGTVRNVVDFGAFVDIGVKQAGLVHISKLKNSYVKHPMDVVAVGDVVTVWVEKVDVPKERIALTMIAPNS
- the tsaB gene encoding tRNA (adenosine(37)-N6)-threonylcarbamoyltransferase complex dimerization subunit type 1 TsaB, which translates into the protein MNVLAIDTSTNVLGVAVANEQGIIGEQITYTKRNHSVRAMPTVEALLKECGMKPADLNRIVVAKGPGSYTGVRIGVTIAKSLAWSLGIELVGISSLEALALNGRYFNGYVCPVFDARRGQLYTALFKAENGKITRIQDDQNVLAKDFADGLRRLDAPVLFVGSDASIHEETFKEALGDRALLAPEPLHHARAGELAMLGMQRPAEEIHSFVPNYVRLAEAEAKWLEAQEKQREE
- the cmpA gene encoding cortex morphogenetic protein CmpA, with protein sequence MPLWLQNQIQRAFYEKDSKQILLLNQCWYFYKKSIASES
- the rimI gene encoding ribosomal protein S18-alanine N-acetyltransferase, with protein sequence MMTNHTVMFRAMTLEDLDDVMEVEHASFTLPWSREAFYNELVNNQYAVYLVVEDRGRVIGYGGQWVILDEGHITNIALLPAYRGYGLGEELMIRMMGTAKSMGVKRMTLEVRVTNHGAQKLYRKMGFQEGGIRKNYYTDNMEDALVMWVELW